CAGTTTGTTAGCAAATGGATATGACATTACATCATAAGCCATCAGTAATCTAGCAAGTGTAAGCTTTCCAATTTTACTacagaaaaggaagaaaaaaacaaaaataagagaCAGTATTAATAACGTGTTTCCTAAGAGTTCAATAAaggtaataattaaattatccaAGTTCACCAGTCCATCAACGATAACAGTTCACGGAAGCATTCAATCTCTTTAGCTAAAGCCTCAGAGCGCCAGTTAGATGCAGTTGATTCATGACCATTCTTGATACTTAGTTGATTAAAAGAGTTAATAATTGATTCCTCCGATTGTGTTCCATAgatcttaaaattttcttctctcaatGAAATACTTTCTGCAACAGAAACTTGAGAGAAACCTCTTTCCATAGGCTGTACATGTACTTTAAATGAAAACATTGAAGGATCGCTATATTCAAACCCTCTTGTTGAAATGATTCCCTTAGAATGTCCAACACTAACTTCAACTGTAGAATGAAGATCTGaagatggaatttttaaatgtGCAACCCAAACTCGTGCAGTTTGTGAGTTGCTTGCAGAAAGTGGTTTCCAAAGAAGatcttcatttttattaaatccaCATTCTACAGTAACTGTAGATGAGCTTACACCCCCAACAGgttgattaaaataaagaacaatAGGAAATGACCCTGAATCAGAATGCAAAGCAGTAAATGGAGAAAATGCAGAACCATTATAGCATCTATCTTCCACTAAAAGGACATCATAACCATGACCAGGCCAAGATGAAGCAAGTAGAGGAGAGTCAGTTGTAACTGTTTGGTCTAGTAGCCAAAGATGATAAAACCATCCACTTTGATCATCAGGGTCTGTAAATATAGCTTGGTGTATGAATTCATATTCCTCTGGCAAGACCTTCTCTTTCGAGAGAAATCCTTCAGCCTTTTTCTCAAATAAAGCAGACAACAATACACTGCAAAAATTATTCATGCGATTTATATCATTAGCAGATATATTCAGCATGGAGAGAAACATTATACTCCGGCAATCAAGATGCTATTTagaataattattcatattaaaacaaaaattgataaCGCAATTAGTGCCCAAGTCCAACAACAAATACCATATCAAGGGCAGGATTACAGTGAATTGcttgaatttattaatacaCTTTGACTATAGCTCAGCGAAAAGAAACTTGTCCACAGAAACATCAACAATTATCTAGCACAAATAactaatatatttatcaaacaagGAACTGGCATTCACTTCCTATATACACAATGAAAGCACCATAAAGAAACATTCTGACCTTAGATTTAAGGAAACGATTTTACCTTCGATTATGCCATGCAGAGTAgttactaaaatttttataaatcatatCCTCAGTATACTTCAATTCATCCTGTTCTGATCTCTTCATTGACTCTGCAACAAATCTGGGaagaataataaaagaaaacatgaatGGCACAAAGTAATAATTCTCCACACCTACACGCGCCAAGATTAACAGAAAAGGCATAGTAATTTCACCTCCTATAATTCCATGCATGGAAATTACGAGAATCAGCCTTCTGGAACTTGTCCAGCAATCTGAGCTCATTATCGACCGATGAATGGCCCTTGCTGATAACCCATTTTCGATGATGCCACGCTCCATATGACTTAAAATTTTGCCTCAATGCGTTCTCTACCTGCACAATTTCCTTCAATCAATAAATTCCAAagaaggaatatatatatatatacatgcaacaaaagaaatataattctaaaataaagtGAAATGGGATAAAACTATAGTATCATTCAGATCCTAACTAATCCAAACTAGAAAATCTCGATTTttacaaaatgtaaaataaaatcacattcATTTAACTAAAATAGGGCAGTAAAATGAAATCCTTAAAGTAAGTAAGCAACGCACCACTCTGAGTTCATCATCTAGAACAGATTTGATCAAGTCAGGATTACAATCGGGCTGACTCAGATAGTGCTCAACAGCGAGTTTCCTATAGTTCCAAGCGGTGTACGATTCAGGATTGATCTCAAGAAGCT
The sequence above is a segment of the Gossypium raimondii isolate GPD5lz chromosome 4, ASM2569854v1, whole genome shotgun sequence genome. Coding sequences within it:
- the LOC105780239 gene encoding geranylgeranyl transferase type-2 subunit alpha 1 isoform X1; the encoded protein is MHGRPRKAPKPEEEAASVAKAQKLRALQTQFFSFHHNKIYTKEAVELSAKLLEINPESYTAWNYRKLAVEHYLSQPDCNPDLIKSVLDDELRVVENALRQNFKSYGAWHHRKWVISKGHSSVDNELRLLDKFQKADSRNFHAWNYRRFVAESMKRSEQDELKYTEDMIYKNFSNYSAWHNRSVLLSALFEKKAEGFLSKEKVLPEEYEFIHQAIFTDPDDQSGWFYHLWLLDQTVTTDSPLLASSWPGHGYDVLLVEDRCYNGSAFSPFTALHSDSGSFPIVLYFNQPVGGVSSSTVTVECGFNKNEDLLWKPLSASNSQTARVWVAHLKIPSSDLHSTVEVSVGHSKGIISTRGFEYSDPSMFSFKVHVQPMERGFSQVSVAESISLREENFKIYGTQSEESIINSFNQLSIKNGHESTASNWRSEALAKEIECFRELLSLMDCKIGKLTLARLLMAYDVMSYPFANKLVHSEEVLELYSDLMKLDPTHYQYYKDEHSMVLLQKVTSSKESLLQHCFQYKDSVSSAICGPICLRLNNLSLSRMGAFEKLLWVQMLDLSDNELQSIEGLEAMQLLSCLSLRNNKLRSLTALEPLRKLKLLRVLDISYNQIGDHSIDTTRYLCSSPLSHSVGSESNKDETVTSDVALIDNWEAFYIFIDFNLNQLDIVGNTIADEKFKSVLVKIMPKLKQLDGKLLG
- the LOC105780239 gene encoding geranylgeranyl transferase type-2 subunit alpha 1 isoform X2: MHGRPRKAPKPEEEAASVAKAQKLRALQTQFFSFHHNKIYTKEAVELSAKLLEINPESYTAWNYRKLAVEHYLSQPDCNPDLIKSVLDDELRVVENALRQNFKSYGAWHHRKWVISKGHSSVDNELRLLDKFQKADSRNFHAWNYRRFVAESMKRSEQDELKYTEDMIYKNFSNYSAWHNRSVLLSALFEKKAEGFLSKEKVLPEEYEFIHQAIFTDPDDQSGWFYHLWLLDQTVTTDSPLLASSWPGHGYDVLLVEDRCYNGSAFSPFTALHSDSGSFPIVLYFNQPVGGVSSSTVTVECGFNKNEDLLWKPLSASNSQTARVWVAHLKIPSSDLHSTVEVSVGHSKGIISTRGFEYSDPSMFSFKVHVQPMERGFSQVSVAESISLREENFKIYGTQSEESIINSFNQLSIKNGHESTASNWRSEALAKEIECFRELLSLMDCKIGKLTLARLLMAYDVMSYPFANKLVHSEEVLELYSDLMKLDPTHYQYYKDEHSMVLLQKYKDSVSSAICGPICLRLNNLSLSRMGAFEKLLWVQMLDLSDNELQSIEGLEAMQLLSCLSLRNNKLRSLTALEPLRKLKLLRVLDISYNQIGDHSIDTTRYLCSSPLSHSVGSESNKDETVTSDVALIDNWEAFYIFIDFNLNQLDIVGNTIADEKFKSVLVKIMPKLKQLDGKLLG